The following coding sequences lie in one Silurus meridionalis isolate SWU-2019-XX chromosome 19, ASM1480568v1, whole genome shotgun sequence genomic window:
- the LOC124402604 gene encoding matrix remodeling-associated protein 8-like, giving the protein MIVAVTGLLFLLVCHLSVVQPDTSSDIAAIVKAPLILQCSCSGKVVKWTTYYFYSTETPIAECNSGMCQIEKDFQDRFTFLDDTSAGNFSMTINSTVYNDIGYYKCTCDGKSVSGLQLKVYDPVVVEVFEGDNATLPCYGNTRRDAQDIQWMKDGGKLPVYKYSIAGEAAAGRITMSKEGFQTGDLSLRIGAVRHSDASLYLCLIHQGSREGDPRAVLLKVKEHPLAQTPPTPSSCITPNSQLAINVVLGLLLFLLFISVVIYCVRSHKKPQQMATNNEAAPVQEETPMMPKISSTQMIQD; this is encoded by the exons ATGATCGTTGCAGTGACGggcctcctcttcctcctgg TTTGTCACCTCTCAGTGGTGCAGCCCGATACATCCTCCGATATAGCAGCCATTGTGAAAGCACCTCTAATTCTCCAATGCAGCTGCTCTGGGAAAGTGGTTAAATGGACGACCTATTACTTTTACTCCACTGAAACACCCATTGCCGAGTGTAATAGTGGGATGTGTCAGATTGAAAAGGATTTTCAGGACAGATTTACCTTCTTGGATGACACCAGCGCTGGAAATTTCTCCATGACCATCAATTCAACTGTCTACAATGACATTGGCTACTACAAATGCACCTGTGATGGAAAATCAGTTAGTGGACTACAACTAAAAGTATATG ACCCTGTGGTTGTGGAGGTTTTCGAGGGGGATAACGCCACACTTCCATGCTACGGCAACACTCGGCGTGATGCCCAGGACATACAGTGGATGAAAGATGGGGGAAAGTTGCCGGTCTACAAATATTCCATTGCCGGTGAAGCTGCAGCAGGCAGAATAACCATGTCAAAAGAAGGCTTTCAAACTGGCGATCTCTCGCTGCGAATCGGAGCCGTTCGTCACTCCGACGCTTCGCTTTACTTGTGCCTTATTCACCAGGGATCTCGTGAAGGAGACCCGCGTGCCGTCCTGCTAAAGGTGAAAG aaCATCCATTGGCGCAAACCCCACCCACACCCTCCAGCTGTATTACCCCAAACTCCCAACTAGCAATAAATGTAGTACTGGGATtgctccttttcctcctcttcatcagcGTTGTGATTTACTGCGTGAGAAGCCACAAAAAGCCTCAACAAATGGCAACCAACAATGAAGCTGCTCCTGTTCAGGAAGAAACCCCAATGATGCCAAAGATTTCTTCAACGCAGATGATCCAAGACTAG
- the cse1l gene encoding exportin-2, whose translation MELNDSNLQTLTEYLRKTLNPDPLVRRPAEKFLESVEGNQNYPILLLTTLEKSQDDVIRVCAAVTFKNYIKRNWRIVEDEPNKISDPDRTAIKANIVNLMLTSPEQIQKQLSDAISIIGREDFPQKWPDLLTEMVTRFQSGDFHIINGVLRTAHSLFKRYRHEFKSNELWQEIKLVLDTFAQPLTELFKATIELCQTHATDVNALKVLFSSLTLISKLFYSLNFQDLPEFFEDNMETWMTNFHNLLTLDNKLLQTDDEEEAGLLELLKSQICDNAALYAQKYDEEFQPYLPRFVTAIWNLLVTTGQEVKYDLLVSNAIQFLASVCERPHYKHLFEDQTTLTSICEKVIVPNMEFRSADEEAFEDNSEEYIIRDLEGSDIDTRRRAACDLVRGLCKFFEGPVTAIFSGYVNSMLSEYAKNPAVNWKHKDAAIYLVTSLASKAQTQKHGITQANELVNLTEFFVNHILPDLRSPNVNEFPVLKSDAIKYVMTFRSQLPKEQLLETIPLLVTHLRAESTVQHTYAAHALERLFTMRGANNSTLFSVAEIANFSEQLLTNLFNALAILGSSENEYIMKAIMRSFSLLQEAIVPYIPTLIGQLTQKLLLVSKNPSKPHFNHYLFESLCLSIRITCKANPATVNSFEEALFPVFTEILQNDVQEFVPYVFQVMSLLLEIHTSDIPSSYMALFPHLLQPVLWERTGNIPPLVRLLQAYLEKGGGSIASSAADKIPGLLGVFQKLIASKANDHQGFYLLNSIVEHMPPESISQYRKQIFILLFQRLQSSKTTKFIKSFLVFINLYCVKYGAIALQEIFDSIQPKMFGMVLEKIVIPEVQKVSGQVEKKICAVGITKILTECPAMMDTDYTKLWPLVLQALIGLFELPEDDSIPDDEHFIDIEDTPGYQTAFSQLAFAGKKEHDPIGDAVNNPKLLLAQSLHKLSTACPGRVPSMLSTSLNADALQFLQGYLQAAAVQLV comes from the exons ATGGAGCTAAACGATTCCAACCTGCAAACCTTGACCGAGTACTTGCGGAAAACATTAAACCCTGATCCGCTTGTCAGGCGTCCAG CGGAGAAGTTTTTAGAGTCGGTGGAGGGGAATCAGAACTACCCCATCCTGTTACTGACGACGCTAGAGAAGTCCCAGGACGACGTGATCAGAGTTTGTGCAGCAGTCACCTTTAAGAACTACATCAAGAGAAACTGGCGTATA gTTGAAGATGAACCAAACAAAATTTCAGATCCTGACCGGACAGCTATTAAGGCCAACATTGTAAATTTGATGCTGACCAGTCCAGAGCAAATCCAGAAACAG CTGAGCGACGCTATAAGCATCATTGGGCGTGAAGATTTCCCTCAGAAGTGGCCTGATCTCCTGACCGAGATGGTAACACGCTTCCAGAGCGGAGATTTCCACATTATCAATGGCGTGCTCCGCACCGCTCACTCGCTTTTTAAACG GTATCGGCATGAGTTCAAGTCTAATGAACTGTGGCAAGAGATCAAATTGGTGTTGGACACTTTTGCCCAGCCTCTTACCGAGCTCTTTAAG GCTACGATTGAACTGTGTCAAACTCATGCTACAGACGTCAACGCCCTGAAGGTCCTCTTCTCCTCTCTGACACTGATATCAAAgcttttctacagtcttaacTTCCAG GATCTTCCAGAGTTTTTTGAAGACAACATGGAGACCTGGATGAcaaattttcataatttgttaACCTTGGACAATAAGCTCTTACAGACTGAT GATGAGGAAGAAGCTGGACTCTTGGAGCTGCTGAAATCCCAGATCTGCGATAATGCAGCTCTTTATGCTCAGAAGTATGATGAAGAGTTTCAGCCGTACCTGCCTCGCTTCGTCACAGCAATCTGGAACTTGCTGGTTACCACAGGACAAGAGGTCAAATATGATTTG CTAGTGAGCAATGCCATCCAGTTCCTGGCATCGGTGTGCGAGAGGCCACACTACAAGCATCTGTTTGAAGATCAGACCACACTCACCAGCATCTGTGAAAAGGTCATCGTCCCCAACATGGAATTCAGAA GTGCAGATGAAGAAGCATTTGAAGACAATTCAGAAGAGTATATTATAAGAGACCTTGAAGGCTCGG acATTGACACACGGCGGCGAGCTGCCTGTGACCTGGTGCGAGGACTCTGTAAATTCTTTGAGGGCCCCGTGACGGCCATTTTCTCCGGTTATGTAAACTCCATGCTGAGTGAATATGCTAAGAACCCAGCAGTGAACTGGAAGCACAAAGACGCCGCTATTTACTTGGTGACATCGCTAGCCTCCAAAGCCCAGACACAGAAG CATGGGATCACGCAAGCCAACGAGTTGGTGAACTTGACAGAGTTCTTTGTGAACCACATCCTACCTGACCTGAGGTCTCCCAATG TGAACGAGTTTCCTGTCTTAAAATCAGACGCCATCAAATACGTCATGACCTTTAGAAGTCAG CTTCCCAAGGAGCAGCTGTTGGAGACCATCCCCCTGCTGGTTACTCACCTGCGGGCCGAGAGCACGGTGCAGCACACCTATGCAGCTCATGCTTTAGAGCGCCTCTTCACCATGAGGGGAGCCAACAACTCCACACT CTTCTCAGTTGCTGAGATCGCAAATTTCTCAGAACAGCTCCTCACCAACTTGTTTAATGCTTTAGCAATCCTTGGCTCATCAGAGAATGAATACATCATGAAAG CCATCATGCGAAGTTTCTCGCTTCTCCAGGAAGCTATAGTGCCCTATATCCCTACACTGATTGGCCAACTCACTCAGAAACTCCTTCTGGTCAGCAAG AATCCCAGCAAACCCCATTTCAATCACTATCTGTTTGAGTCACTGTGCTTGTCCATTCGGATCACCTGTAAGGCAAACCCTGCGACTGTGAACAGCTTTGAGGAGGCTCTCTTCCCGGTGTTCACAGAGATCCTTCAGAACGATGTGCAGG AGTTTGTCCCATACGTGTTCCAGGTGATGTCCTTACTGCTAGAGATCCACACTAGTGACATCCCTTCCTCCTATATGGCTCTGTTTCCTCACCTGCTGCAGCCTGTTCTGTGGGAGCGCACAGGTAACATCCCACCTCTGGTACGCCTCCTGCAAGCTTACCTGGAGAAAGGAGGAGGCTCCATCGCCAGCTCAGCCGCAGATAAGATT CCTGGTCTTCTTGGCGTGTTCCAGAAGCTCATTGCCTCCAAGGCAAATGACCACCAAGGTTTTTACCTGCTTAACAGCATTGTTGAGCACATGCCCCC AGAATCAATTAGTCAGTACAGGAAGCAGATTTTCATCCTACTCTTCCAGAGATTGCAAAGCTCCAAGACCACCAAGTTCATCAAGA GTTTCCTTGTCTTCATTAACCTCTACTGTGTAAAATATGGAGCGATCGCACTGCAGGAGATATTTGATAGCATCCAGCCAAA GATGTTCGGTATGGTTTTGGAGAAGATTGTGATCCCGGAAGTGCAAAAAGTATCAGGGCAGGTGGAGAAGAAGATCTGCGCTGTAGGCATCACTAAAATCCTCACCGAGTGCCCAGCCATGATGGACACGGACTACACCAAACTCTG GCCTCTTGTGCTCCAGGCTCTGATCGGGTTGTTCGAGCTGCCGGAGGACGACAGCATCCCTGACGATGAGCACTTCATCGACATCGAGGACACGCCGGGTTACCAGACAGCATTTTCCCAGCTGGCCTTCGCTGGCAAGAAGGAGCACGATCCTATTGGAGATGCTGTGAACAACCCTAAACTCCTGCTGGCCCAGTCTTTACACAAACTCTCTACAGCCTGCCCTGGGAGG GTTCCCTCCATGCTGAGTACAAGTCTGAACGCTGATGCTTTGCAGTTTCTGCAGGGTTACCTCCAAGCAGCTGCAGTCCAGCTGGTCTAA